CACATCACCAGGCCTTTGCCTTGTTTGCGCAGTTGCGGCAGTGCGGTGCGGTTGACCCGTTGGGTGCTCAGCACGTTGATGTCGTAGAGCTGGGCGAACTGTTCGGGGCTGAAGGCCTCGGCCGGGCCGAACGACATGTGCCCGGCGTTGTGGATGATCACATCCAGGCGGCCGCAGTCCGCGACGATCCTGGCGACGCCTGCCTCCACGGACTCACTGGATGCTACGTCCAGCTCAACACTGCGCAGATCCACACGGTGTTCGGCGGCGTAGCGCTGTACGTCGGCCACTTGCGGCGCGTTGCGCCCCTGGGTTTCGCGCATGCTGGCGTAGACGGTGTGGCCGGCATCGGCCAGGGCGCGGGCGGTGAGGGCGCCAAAACCGCTGGATGCACCGGTAATCAGGATTACGGATTTCATAGCATTGTCCTTTTAAATGGCGATTCAGGCTTGGCGCGCAAGGCGCTGCTGCACGGTGTGGGAGAGCCAGCCGGCGAAGGCGCCAAGGCTGCTGGCGCCGCCCAACTCAGCGACACTTTCCAGTGATGGCTCCAGATGAGAGGCGAAGTACGCGATCAGGCCGAGGAAATAGCTGAGAATGTTGTTCATCACCGGCACGGCGCGCAGCGATACCACGACCATTGCCACGGTAAACACCACCGTCGGCAGTGCCCACGCACCGAGCGCGGGGCTCAGCGCTGCAATGCCCATTGCCGCCAACAGGCCGATGGCAATGCCCACCCATACACATCCCAGGTTGGTCAAGCCATCGCGCAGGGTCAGCCCGCGGCTGAAAAACGCGACCCATCCGACGAACATCGCCCAGACCGGCAAGGTCAACATTCCGCTGGTGCCTGCGGCCATGGCAGCAATGCTGGCCGCAATGACAGTGGCCAGGGTAAACGCCCATTTTGATTGACTGCTGGGTTGGGCAGCGCTGTTTGCGTGACTCATGAATGCAACTCCTCCGATAGGATCAGCGAATCAAACAAGGCCGCCATTGGCGCGCAGGATTTGCCCGTTGACCCAGCCGGCGGCCGGGCTCACCAGAAACGCCACTGTGCGAGCGATATCTTCCGGTTGGCCGAGGCGTTCCAGCGGCGCCATCTTGGCCAGGCCCTGTATCTGTTCTTCGCTCTTGCCGTGCAGGAACAACTCGGTGGCAACCGGGCCGGGGGCGACGGCGTTGACGGTGATGCCCCGCCCGCGCATTTCCTTGGCAAATACCTGGGTCAAGGATTCCACCGCCGCCTTGCTGGCGATGTACACCGCGTAACCTGGGAAATTAAGGCCGACGGTGCTGCTGGAAAAATTGACGATTCGCCCGCCGTCATTCAGGCGCGTGGCGGCTTCACGCAAGGCGTTGAAAGTGCCCCGTGTGTGGATATCGAAATTCTGGTCGTAGAGTTCATCACTGTGTTGGGCCAGAGGCAGTGCCTTTAGAATGCCGGCGTTGTTGACCAGCACATCAACCTTGCCCAGTTGCGCCTCGGT
Above is a genomic segment from Pseudomonas sp. R5-89-07 containing:
- a CDS encoding SDR family oxidoreductase translates to MTTQVAIITGASRGIGAVVARQLAADGYAVAINYANSATEASALVVELRQAGHQAIAIQGDVAKPADIKRLFDETEAQLGKVDVLVNNAGILKALPLAQHSDELYDQNFDIHTRGTFNALREAATRLNDGGRIVNFSSSTVGLNFPGYAVYIASKAAVESLTQVFAKEMRGRGITVNAVAPGPVATELFLHGKSEEQIQGLAKMAPLERLGQPEDIARTVAFLVSPAAGWVNGQILRANGGLV
- a CDS encoding DUF1097 domain-containing protein yields the protein MSHANSAAQPSSQSKWAFTLATVIAASIAAMAAGTSGMLTLPVWAMFVGWVAFFSRGLTLRDGLTNLGCVWVGIAIGLLAAMGIAALSPALGAWALPTVVFTVAMVVVSLRAVPVMNNILSYFLGLIAYFASHLEPSLESVAELGGASSLGAFAGWLSHTVQQRLARQA